A region from the Toxotes jaculatrix isolate fToxJac2 chromosome 2, fToxJac2.pri, whole genome shotgun sequence genome encodes:
- the ngfa gene encoding neurotrophin-7 yields MRSSPLVLLLLIGVQAVLNMGGGLARSAGAANHKAGQQTAANHRAGHQQTTAGDHLSEHHSSQEHHRTSHHRTKKHHRAASHTQDRSTVVMRSSSDSPPDPSIPVVDPKLFSKRRYRSSPRVVFSEVPPSHDALEGEGYDIEGAKGVRVRRRAGSHTMHRGEYSVCDSINTWVGNLTRATDIAGNEVTVLPNVTINNVVKKQFFYETTCRYPTHRGSGNANGGRPAGRGGKQGNKSGNSGCLGIDSRHWNSYCTNTHIFVSALTIFKERTAWRFIRINAACVCVLSRKSWGGRLGH; encoded by the coding sequence ATGAGGTCGTCACCACTGGTCCTGCTCCTCCTGATCGGCGTCCAGGCTGTACTGAACATGGGAGGTGGATTGGCCCGGAGTGCCGGGGCAGCCAACCACAAAGCAGGACAGCAGAcggcagccaatcacagagcaggaCACCAGCAGACCACAGCAGGGGACCACCTTTCTGAACACCATTCTTCACAGGAGCATCATAGGACCAGCCACCACAGGACCAAGAAGCACCATCGGGCAGCTTCACACACCCAAGATAGGAGCACAGTCGTCATGCGCTCTTCGTCGGACTCCCCTCCAGACCCCTCCATCCCAGTGGTGGACCCCAAGCTCTTCTCCAAGAGACGTTACCGCTCCTCACCCCGTGTTGTCTTCAGTGAGGTGCCCCCATCACATGATGCCCTGGAAGGTGAGGGCTATGACATTGAAGGGGCTAAGGGGGTGAGGGTAAGGCGTAGAGCAGGATCGCACACCATGCACCGAGGAGAGTACTCGGTATGTGACAGCATAAATACCTGGGTGGGCAACCTCACACGAGCCACAGACATAGCTGGGAATGAGGTGACAGTGCTGCCCAACGTCACAATCAACAATGTGGTGAAGAAACAGTTCTTCTATGAGACCACCTGCCGATACCCCACACACAGAGGTTCTGGGAATGCAAACGGGGGAAGGCCGGCAGGAAGGGGTGGCAAACAGGGCAACAAATCAGGCAACTCGGGCTGCCTCGGCATCGATAGTCGCCACTGGAACTCCTactgcaccaacacacacattttcgtAAGCGCCCTGACCATCTTCAAGGAACGGACAGCTTGGCGTTTCATCCGCATCAACgccgcatgtgtgtgtgttctcagtcGGAAGTCTTGGGGGGGACGACTGGGACACTGA